From one Lysinibacillus sp. G4S2 genomic stretch:
- a CDS encoding LuxR C-terminal-related transcriptional regulator, which translates to MNGSHHRSLLTNREREIFALLLAEKTTRDIAEQLGISEKTVRNHISNTIQKLGVTNRSQALIELLRLEEFKLD; encoded by the coding sequence ATGAATGGCTCTCATCATCGTTCTCTTTTAACGAACCGAGAACGTGAAATATTTGCGCTTTTATTAGCTGAAAAAACAACGAGGGATATTGCAGAGCAACTTGGTATTAGTGAAAAAACAGTGCGAAATCACATTTCCAATACAATTCAAAAGTTAGGTGTAACAAATCGATCTCAAGCGTTAATTGAGCTGTTACGCTTAGAAGAATTCAAATTAGACTAA
- a CDS encoding XTP/dITP diphosphatase: MNQVVIATKNKGKAKDFEALFGPLGYEVVTMFDVASEMEIEETGTTFEENAIIKAETLAKELRTIVIADDSGLAVDALNGEPGVYSARYAGDHDDEANMVKLLENLKNVEDEKRTARFCCCIAIAGPDFETTTVFGTCEGVIAHEKRGTNGFGYDPVFFVPSLNRMMAELTAEEKGAISHRGNAIRKLKEQLPNLIK, encoded by the coding sequence ATGAATCAAGTAGTGATTGCCACTAAAAATAAAGGAAAAGCAAAAGATTTCGAAGCATTATTTGGTCCACTTGGCTATGAAGTAGTAACGATGTTTGATGTTGCATCAGAAATGGAAATAGAAGAAACAGGCACTACCTTTGAGGAAAATGCAATCATAAAGGCAGAAACTTTGGCAAAAGAGCTACGCACAATTGTTATTGCTGATGATAGTGGCTTAGCTGTTGACGCATTAAATGGTGAGCCTGGTGTTTATTCTGCACGTTATGCTGGTGACCATGATGATGAAGCAAACATGGTTAAGCTATTAGAAAACCTAAAAAATGTCGAAGATGAAAAGCGTACAGCACGCTTCTGCTGTTGCATTGCTATTGCTGGCCCTGATTTTGAAACGACAACAGTTTTTGGTACTTGTGAAGGTGTCATTGCACACGAAAAACGTGGTACAAATGGATTTGGTTATGATCCTGTCTTCTTCGTACCAAGCTTAAATCGTATGATGGCTGAACTAACAGCCGAAGAAAAGGGAGCAATTTCCCATCGTGGGAATGCGATTCGTAAGTTGAAGGAACAATTGCCGAATCTTATAAAATAA
- the racE gene encoding glutamate racemase, translating into MNAPIGVIDSGVGGLTVAKEIMKRLPNETIYYIGDTARCPYGPRTRQEVRNFTWQMAKALEKMNIKMLVIACNTATAVALESLQRNMPFPVLGVINAGARAAVKKTKRHEVVVLATEGTIKSGAYEEALLSLNTSTHIIPLACPTFVPLVESGEYKGEFANKLIEEGLKPLKNEQFDTVILGCTHYPILQKQIETVVGEEVFVLSSAEETAKDVQEMLAYNGTLADPDAVPAHKFYATGSVPIFRSIAENWLEQGTLNIKRITLK; encoded by the coding sequence ATGAATGCCCCGATAGGCGTTATTGACTCAGGAGTAGGCGGTTTAACCGTAGCAAAAGAAATAATGAAGCGATTACCAAACGAAACGATCTATTATATTGGTGATACAGCAAGATGTCCGTATGGTCCGAGAACTCGTCAGGAAGTACGAAATTTCACTTGGCAAATGGCAAAAGCACTAGAGAAAATGAATATCAAAATGCTCGTCATTGCTTGTAATACAGCGACTGCAGTAGCACTCGAAAGTTTACAAAGAAATATGCCTTTTCCGGTACTAGGCGTTATTAATGCTGGCGCACGTGCAGCTGTAAAGAAAACGAAGCGACATGAAGTCGTTGTGCTTGCAACAGAAGGAACAATTAAAAGTGGGGCGTATGAGGAAGCATTACTGTCATTGAATACGTCAACACATATTATTCCACTAGCATGTCCAACATTCGTACCACTTGTAGAAAGTGGCGAATATAAAGGTGAATTTGCAAATAAATTAATTGAAGAAGGCTTAAAGCCGTTGAAAAATGAACAATTTGATACAGTCATATTAGGATGTACGCATTATCCAATATTACAAAAACAAATTGAAACTGTTGTCGGAGAAGAAGTTTTTGTACTATCTTCCGCAGAGGAAACAGCGAAGGATGTTCAAGAAATGCTTGCGTATAATGGCACTTTGGCTGACCCAGATGCAGTACCTGCTCATAAATTTTATGCAACTGGTTCTGTTCCAATTTTCCGTTCGATTGCTGAAAATTGGCTTGAGCAAGGTACTCTTAATATAAAACGTATTACATTAAAATAA
- a CDS encoding aspartate kinase produces the protein MARIVMKFGSAALASTEHIQNVAKRALAERERGYDVVVVTAAMANMTKELAKMARDLSDNASKRELDVLLSTSSQLSSALVAIALQEEGYSAVSLTGWQAGIQTDDMHGNARIDYLDVSRIEEHFAQGQIVVITGVQGINYSQNITTLGKGGAETTAVAIAAALEAERVDIYTNVDGVYTADPSHVARAQKLKEISYDEMLELSNLGSRILHPRAVELAKKFQMPVIIRSSVIDTVGTLLKEEVEMEKNLIVRGVAYESDVIRLTVGYDAYSDASLADMFTILAENRINVDIIVQAIIDGLKPTVSFTISKEEFAEALRVLEDSKLSLGFSFADFEIGLAKVSIIGSGMASNPGVAARMFDRLRRESIPVKMVSTSEIKVSVVVPQDEMIRAANALHDEFNLEHALYI, from the coding sequence ATGGCGAGAATTGTGATGAAATTTGGTAGTGCTGCATTAGCATCGACAGAGCACATTCAAAATGTTGCGAAAAGGGCGCTAGCTGAAAGAGAAAGAGGGTATGATGTTGTCGTTGTAACAGCGGCGATGGCGAATATGACGAAAGAATTAGCAAAGATGGCTCGTGATCTATCAGATAATGCGTCTAAGCGTGAACTAGATGTATTACTTTCGACAAGCTCACAACTATCAAGTGCGTTAGTGGCAATTGCTTTGCAGGAAGAAGGATACAGTGCAGTGTCATTAACAGGATGGCAAGCGGGTATTCAAACGGATGATATGCATGGTAATGCACGTATAGATTATCTTGATGTAAGTCGTATTGAGGAACACTTTGCACAAGGACAAATTGTTGTAATTACTGGGGTACAAGGCATCAATTATTCACAGAATATTACGACGCTTGGTAAAGGTGGAGCGGAAACGACGGCTGTAGCTATTGCGGCAGCGTTGGAGGCAGAGCGCGTAGATATTTACACAAATGTGGATGGTGTCTATACAGCTGATCCAAGTCATGTAGCTAGAGCACAAAAGCTAAAAGAAATTTCCTATGACGAGATGCTAGAGCTATCAAATTTAGGATCACGAATTTTACATCCGCGAGCTGTAGAGTTAGCAAAGAAGTTTCAAATGCCAGTTATTATTCGGTCGAGTGTAATCGATACAGTAGGAACTTTATTGAAGGAGGAAGTTGAGATGGAGAAAAATTTAATTGTACGTGGTGTTGCCTATGAGTCAGATGTTATTCGTTTAACAGTTGGTTATGATGCTTATTCTGATGCTTCGTTAGCAGATATGTTCACAATACTTGCAGAAAATCGCATAAACGTCGATATAATCGTGCAAGCAATAATAGATGGATTAAAGCCGACTGTATCATTTACCATTTCAAAAGAGGAGTTTGCAGAAGCATTACGGGTCTTAGAAGATAGTAAACTATCACTAGGATTTAGTTTTGCTGATTTCGAAATCGGCTTAGCGAAAGTTTCTATTATTGGATCAGGTATGGCATCTAATCCAGGCGTTGCTGCCCGTATGTTTGATCGTTTACGTCGTGAAAGTATCCCGGTAAAAATGGTAAGTACATCTGAAATAAAAGTGTCTGTTGTTGTACCTCAAGACGAAATGATTCGTGCAGCAAATGCATTACACGATGAATTCAATTTAGAACATGCGCTTTACATATAA
- a CDS encoding MarR family transcriptional regulator — MSDEVTKHSPETVATVEKELRYIAAIVKQKGREIVSQYMITPPQFVALQWLEELGDITIGDLSNRLYLAFSTTTDLVDRMEKNELVKRVRDENDRRVVVVHLLEKGERIIQEVIEKRQQYLQEKLVGFNEQEVAQLSSYLEKLHVHMKQD, encoded by the coding sequence ATGTCGGATGAAGTAACAAAGCACTCACCTGAAACCGTTGCAACGGTTGAAAAGGAATTACGCTATATAGCGGCGATTGTGAAACAAAAAGGAAGAGAAATTGTTTCACAATATATGATTACGCCGCCACAGTTTGTTGCATTACAGTGGTTAGAAGAGCTTGGAGATATAACAATTGGCGACTTGTCAAACCGATTATACTTAGCTTTTAGTACAACAACAGATTTAGTGGACCGAATGGAGAAAAATGAATTAGTCAAGCGTGTGCGTGACGAAAATGATCGTCGTGTCGTTGTTGTTCATCTTCTCGAAAAGGGCGAACGTATTATTCAAGAAGTAATTGAAAAAAGACAGCAATATTTGCAAGAGAAGCTTGTTGGTTTTAACGAACAAGAAGTCGCTCAATTATCAAGCTATTTAGAAAAACTACATGTACACATGAAACAGGATTGA
- a CDS encoding succinate dehydrogenase cytochrome b558 subunit yields the protein MSKDREFLWRRLHSLLGVIPVGLFLMFHLSMNFTAVGGEQAYNDAVSKMDLIPHNLLLVIEWVVIYIPLLFHAFYGVFIAFTASPNTGRFSTYRNWMFSLQRFTGVFLVIFIAWHIFQTRIQKALGADVEFNMIADIVSNPLMLGFYIVGILSATFHLSNGLWAFLVSWGITQSPQSQKVATYVTNIIFVILSVVGVAAILSFV from the coding sequence TTGTCGAAAGATCGAGAGTTTTTATGGCGTCGTTTACATTCTCTACTTGGTGTCATTCCAGTAGGTCTGTTTCTGATGTTCCACTTGTCAATGAACTTCACTGCTGTTGGTGGTGAACAAGCTTACAATGATGCAGTAAGTAAGATGGATTTAATTCCACACAATCTTCTGTTAGTAATTGAGTGGGTAGTTATTTATATCCCATTACTGTTCCACGCATTCTATGGTGTCTTCATTGCATTCACTGCTTCACCAAACACAGGGCGTTTCAGTACATACCGTAACTGGATGTTCTCATTACAACGTTTCACTGGTGTATTCTTAGTGATTTTCATTGCATGGCATATTTTCCAAACGCGTATCCAAAAAGCGTTAGGTGCAGATGTTGAATTCAATATGATCGCAGATATCGTATCGAATCCACTAATGCTTGGATTCTATATTGTTGGTATTTTATCAGCAACTTTCCACTTATCAAACGGTTTATGGGCATTCCTAGTAAGCTGGGGTATTACACAATCTCCTCAGTCTCAAAAGGTTGCTACTTATGTAACAAACATTATTTTCGTAATTCTAAGTGTAGTTGGTGTGGCTGCTATTTTATCTTTCGTATAA
- a CDS encoding YslB family protein yields the protein MLNTSSPTISSFGYEIIRDHILSTILGKHEDDVLYWAGKELARKFPCRSQDEIIAFFADACWGNLELMKESKDGRIFLLTNDPTILQIGLRSFRLEAGFIAEQIQQAKGYLTECYDEKREKHQNVMFTVKWDVKERIMHTLPTE from the coding sequence ATGTTAAACACTTCATCTCCTACAATCTCATCATTTGGCTATGAGATAATTCGCGATCATATTCTATCTACTATTCTTGGCAAACATGAAGATGATGTCCTTTATTGGGCAGGAAAAGAGCTTGCTAGAAAGTTCCCTTGTAGAAGTCAAGATGAAATTATCGCATTTTTCGCAGATGCCTGTTGGGGTAATTTAGAGCTTATGAAAGAATCAAAGGATGGACGTATATTCCTATTGACAAATGATCCAACAATTTTACAAATCGGTTTGCGTAGCTTTAGACTTGAAGCAGGATTTATAGCTGAGCAAATCCAGCAAGCAAAAGGTTATTTAACAGAATGCTATGATGAAAAACGTGAAAAGCATCAAAACGTTATGTTCACAGTAAAATGGGACGTCAAAGAACGAATCATGCACACCCTACCTACCGAATAA
- the rph gene encoding ribonuclease PH, whose product MTRFDGRNVDALRPVKIDSEYLLHPEGSVLIQVGNTKVICTATIEDKVPGFLRGQGKGWITAEYSMLPRATAQRTARESSRGKVNGRTMEIQRLIGRALRAVVDLEALGERTVWIDCDVIQADGGTRTASITGAFVAMTQAIAKLAEEKQLVKFPVTDYLAATSVGIVEDQGAVLDLNYVEDVAAAVDMNIVMTGAGQFVELQGTGEEATFSREELNELLALGEKGIQQLIALQKETLGELANKVGGNE is encoded by the coding sequence ATGACAAGATTTGATGGAAGAAATGTAGATGCACTGCGTCCTGTGAAAATAGATAGTGAGTATCTATTACACCCAGAAGGCTCAGTTTTAATTCAAGTAGGCAATACAAAAGTAATTTGTACAGCAACGATTGAGGATAAGGTTCCTGGGTTTTTACGTGGACAAGGCAAAGGTTGGATTACTGCAGAGTACTCGATGCTACCTCGTGCAACAGCACAGCGTACAGCGCGCGAATCATCTCGTGGCAAAGTCAATGGCCGTACAATGGAAATCCAACGTTTAATTGGGCGTGCATTACGTGCTGTCGTTGACCTAGAAGCACTTGGTGAGCGTACTGTATGGATTGATTGTGATGTGATTCAAGCAGATGGAGGCACACGTACAGCCTCAATTACAGGAGCATTTGTAGCGATGACACAAGCAATTGCCAAACTTGCAGAAGAAAAACAACTAGTAAAATTCCCAGTGACAGATTATTTAGCTGCAACAAGTGTTGGTATTGTAGAGGATCAAGGGGCAGTTTTAGACTTAAACTACGTTGAAGATGTCGCTGCTGCCGTAGATATGAATATCGTTATGACAGGAGCAGGTCAATTTGTTGAACTACAAGGGACAGGCGAAGAAGCAACGTTTTCTCGTGAAGAATTAAATGAACTGCTGGCGTTAGGTGAAAAGGGCATTCAACAATTGATTGCACTTCAAAAAGAGACATTAGGTGAATTGGCTAACAAAGTGGGAGGAAATGAATAA
- a CDS encoding methyl-accepting chemotaxis protein — MALLGLFQKPINEGVEKHNDSEIQILKKRILQLELEQESVDVKNAILDFVLAHMELINFQTILKVQSVSASVGDISAMTEEMSSNTEEMLAVEQNVNANIQEIKQHSLLLVDEMESSITKGEMVQELLAKGAHSTKQLNNEMSKMNDISKSVTGIADQTQLLALNASIEAARAGEHGKGFNVVALEVGKLANSSKDSLQEMTKIRSVIDRQLHNTLENIEQVEHYFTDFLSIMKGNITNLTVTSKNFEEVAHGIHQMTAASEENVVAVDSLAVTLTELSHTSDFSEIVQNQVSEMLKAIVPTIRKPSEQTVISQLAARLMDHASFLRIAIQKAGHKEILKTHHQCAFGKWYYGHFEQYQNLPEYRHIEQPHELVHTAAQKLVNELSNSNLEEMVQHSLNILEAFISLIDVLLKERHAQL; from the coding sequence ATGGCATTATTAGGTTTATTTCAAAAGCCAATTAATGAAGGCGTTGAGAAACACAACGATTCTGAAATACAAATATTAAAAAAACGAATTCTACAATTGGAACTTGAGCAGGAAAGCGTTGATGTGAAAAATGCGATTTTAGATTTTGTACTAGCGCATATGGAGTTAATTAATTTTCAAACGATTTTAAAGGTTCAAAGTGTCTCAGCAAGTGTAGGAGATATTTCAGCAATGACTGAAGAAATGTCGTCAAATACAGAAGAGATGCTGGCTGTTGAGCAAAATGTTAATGCAAATATTCAAGAAATAAAACAGCATTCGTTACTACTAGTAGACGAAATGGAATCATCCATTACGAAAGGTGAAATGGTTCAGGAGCTGTTAGCTAAAGGAGCTCATTCAACAAAACAGCTGAATAATGAAATGAGTAAAATGAATGATATTAGTAAAAGTGTAACCGGGATTGCCGATCAAACACAACTACTAGCCTTAAATGCCTCAATTGAAGCTGCACGTGCTGGTGAACATGGGAAGGGCTTTAATGTTGTCGCGTTGGAGGTAGGAAAGTTAGCTAATAGCTCGAAAGATTCATTGCAAGAAATGACGAAGATTCGATCAGTCATCGATAGGCAATTACATAACACATTAGAAAATATTGAACAAGTTGAACATTACTTTACTGATTTTTTAAGTATCATGAAAGGCAATATTACTAATCTGACAGTAACAAGTAAAAATTTTGAAGAAGTTGCACACGGAATTCATCAAATGACAGCTGCATCAGAGGAAAACGTAGTAGCTGTAGACAGTTTAGCGGTGACGCTGACTGAATTATCACATACAAGTGACTTTTCAGAAATTGTACAGAATCAAGTATCTGAAATGCTAAAAGCTATCGTACCGACAATTCGAAAGCCATCAGAGCAAACGGTAATTAGCCAATTGGCAGCGAGGTTAATGGATCATGCTAGTTTTTTACGAATTGCTATTCAAAAAGCTGGACATAAAGAAATATTAAAAACGCATCATCAATGTGCGTTTGGGAAATGGTATTATGGGCATTTTGAGCAATATCAGAATTTACCAGAGTATCGTCATATAGAACAACCTCATGAATTAGTACATACGGCTGCTCAGAAATTAGTTAATGAACTGTCAAATAGTAACTTAGAAGAAATGGTTCAACACTCACTTAATATTTTGGAAGCATTTATTTCGTTAATAGATGTGCTTTTAAAAGAAAGACATGCTCAGTTATGA
- the sdhA gene encoding succinate dehydrogenase flavoprotein subunit yields the protein MAKSKIIVVGGGLAGLMATIKAAEVGTEVDLFSLVPVKRSHSVCAQGGINGAVNTKGEGDSPWIHFDDTVYGGDFLANQPPVKGMCDAAPGIIHLMDRMGVMFNRTPEGLLDFRRFGGTLHHRTAFSGATTGQQLLYALDEQVRSHEVAGLVNKYEHWEFLGAIVDPDGVCRGIVAQDMRTEEIKSFRADAVIMATGGPGIIFGKTTNSVINTGSAASIVYQQGATYANGEFIQIHPTAIPGDDKNRLMSESARGEGGRIWTYKDGKPWYFLEEKYPAYGNLVPRDIATREIFDVCVNQKLGINGENMVYLDLSHKDPHELDIKLGGIIEIYEKFVGDDPRKLPMKIFPAVHYSMGGLWVDYNQMTEIPGLFAAGECDYSQHGANRLGANSLLSAIYGGMVAGPNAVDYVKHLKKHAEDLPQEIFDARVKEEQAKWDAIMKMDGTENAYLLHKELGEMMTATMTVVRYNDQLQDTLKKLDEFQKRWENININDTQKWSNQGGHFTRQLKNMIYLAKVMTKGALLRDESRGAHYKPDFPNRDDEKFLKTTMAKFDPTTGDPIITYQEVDVSLIPPRKRDYSAKGD from the coding sequence ATGGCGAAAAGCAAAATAATTGTTGTCGGCGGTGGTCTAGCTGGTCTGATGGCAACGATTAAAGCAGCTGAAGTTGGTACTGAAGTTGATTTATTCTCATTAGTTCCTGTAAAACGCTCACACTCTGTATGTGCGCAAGGCGGAATTAATGGTGCGGTAAATACAAAAGGTGAAGGGGATTCTCCTTGGATTCACTTCGATGATACAGTATACGGTGGGGACTTCTTAGCGAACCAACCACCAGTTAAGGGTATGTGTGATGCAGCACCTGGTATTATTCACTTAATGGACCGTATGGGTGTTATGTTCAACCGTACTCCAGAAGGTCTTCTTGATTTCCGTCGTTTTGGTGGTACACTTCACCACCGTACAGCATTCTCTGGTGCGACAACTGGTCAACAATTACTATACGCGCTAGACGAGCAAGTTCGTTCTCACGAAGTAGCTGGTTTAGTTAACAAATATGAGCACTGGGAATTCCTTGGTGCAATAGTTGATCCTGACGGCGTTTGTCGTGGTATCGTAGCGCAAGATATGCGTACAGAAGAAATTAAATCATTCCGTGCAGACGCTGTTATTATGGCAACTGGTGGCCCTGGTATTATCTTCGGTAAAACAACAAACTCTGTAATTAATACAGGTTCTGCTGCTTCTATCGTTTACCAACAAGGTGCTACTTACGCGAATGGTGAGTTCATTCAAATTCACCCAACAGCTATTCCTGGAGACGACAAAAACCGTCTAATGTCAGAATCAGCTCGTGGTGAAGGTGGACGTATTTGGACTTACAAAGACGGTAAACCTTGGTACTTCTTAGAAGAAAAATACCCTGCATATGGTAACTTAGTACCACGTGATATTGCAACACGTGAAATTTTCGACGTTTGTGTAAACCAAAAACTTGGAATCAACGGCGAAAACATGGTATACCTAGATCTTTCTCATAAAGATCCACATGAATTAGATATAAAACTTGGTGGTATCATTGAAATCTACGAAAAATTCGTAGGTGATGACCCACGTAAATTACCAATGAAAATTTTCCCAGCAGTTCACTACTCAATGGGTGGATTATGGGTTGACTACAACCAAATGACTGAGATTCCTGGTTTATTTGCAGCAGGTGAATGTGATTACTCTCAACATGGTGCAAACCGTCTTGGTGCGAACTCATTATTATCTGCTATCTATGGTGGTATGGTTGCTGGTCCAAACGCAGTTGATTATGTTAAACATCTTAAAAAGCATGCTGAAGATCTTCCACAGGAAATTTTCGATGCTCGCGTAAAAGAAGAACAAGCGAAATGGGATGCTATCATGAAAATGGATGGCACAGAAAACGCTTACTTACTTCATAAAGAGCTTGGTGAAATGATGACTGCTACTATGACAGTAGTACGTTACAACGATCAACTTCAAGATACATTGAAAAAACTTGATGAATTCCAAAAACGTTGGGAAAACATTAACATCAACGATACACAAAAATGGAGTAACCAAGGTGGTCACTTTACGCGTCAGTTGAAAAATATGATTTACCTAGCGAAAGTAATGACAAAAGGTGCATTATTACGTGACGAATCTCGTGGTGCACACTATAAGCCTGACTTCCCGAATCGTGATGATGAGAAGTTCTTAAAAACTACAATGGCGAAATTTGACCCAACTACTGGTGATCCAATTATCACGTACCAAGAAGTCGACGTTTCATTAATTCCACCACGTAAACGTGATTACTCTGCGAAAGGAGACTAA
- a CDS encoding thioesterase family protein, translating to MKANYIEDFQEWAKDFSFYTEVRVRFSETDMFGHMNNTVSFTYFEQARIDYFRHLGILMPSAIDENVDGIPIVADLQCDYVKQVFFDDVLKIYTKIAKVGNASMDIHYLAKNQHDEVCFTGRGTVVQMDPRTGKSVPLSEEAKTHLASLVFI from the coding sequence ATGAAAGCAAATTATATCGAAGATTTTCAGGAATGGGCAAAGGATTTTTCATTTTATACTGAGGTGCGTGTACGTTTTTCAGAAACGGATATGTTCGGTCATATGAACAATACAGTTAGCTTTACATATTTTGAACAGGCACGAATCGATTATTTTCGCCATTTAGGCATTCTAATGCCATCAGCAATTGATGAAAATGTGGACGGTATTCCGATAGTAGCAGACTTACAGTGTGACTACGTGAAGCAAGTTTTCTTTGATGATGTACTAAAAATTTATACGAAGATAGCGAAAGTAGGAAATGCATCAATGGATATTCATTACTTAGCAAAAAATCAACATGATGAGGTTTGCTTTACGGGCCGTGGTACAGTTGTACAAATGGATCCTCGAACTGGGAAAAGTGTACCTTTATCTGAAGAAGCAAAGACTCACTTAGCAAGTTTAGTGTTTATTTAA
- the sdhB gene encoding succinate dehydrogenase iron-sulfur subunit: protein MDIAANTGRMVKVEILRQDTQGGNGYWQKFEVPYRHGMNVISVLMEIQKHPVMSNGEKTTPVAWDMNCLEEVCGACSMVINGRPRQSCSTLIDQLTEPVRLEPMKTFPVIRDLQVDRERMFNALKKVKAWVPIDGTYDLGEGPRMPEGKRQWAYELSKCMTCGVCMEACPNVSEKASFIGPAPLSQVRLFNTHPTGAMIKDERLNAIMGDGGLANCGNSQNCVAACPKGIPLTTSIASLNRATTVQMFRNFFGSDHFVD, encoded by the coding sequence ATGGATATCGCAGCTAATACTGGAAGAATGGTAAAAGTTGAAATTTTACGTCAAGATACACAAGGTGGCAATGGCTACTGGCAGAAATTCGAAGTTCCTTACCGCCATGGTATGAACGTCATTTCTGTTTTAATGGAAATTCAAAAGCATCCAGTTATGTCAAATGGTGAAAAAACAACACCAGTTGCATGGGACATGAACTGTCTTGAAGAAGTTTGTGGTGCATGTTCAATGGTTATCAATGGCCGTCCACGTCAATCTTGTTCAACACTGATTGATCAATTGACTGAACCAGTTCGCCTTGAGCCTATGAAAACATTCCCAGTTATTCGTGACTTACAAGTTGACCGTGAACGTATGTTCAACGCACTTAAAAAAGTTAAAGCATGGGTTCCAATCGATGGTACTTATGATTTAGGTGAAGGTCCACGTATGCCAGAAGGTAAACGTCAATGGGCTTATGAATTATCTAAATGTATGACTTGTGGTGTATGTATGGAAGCGTGTCCAAACGTGTCTGAAAAAGCTTCATTCATCGGACCAGCACCGTTATCACAAGTACGTCTATTCAACACTCACCCAACTGGTGCAATGATTAAAGACGAACGTTTAAATGCAATTATGGGCGATGGTGGCCTTGCAAACTGCGGTAACTCACAAAACTGTGTAGCTGCTTGTCCTAAAGGTATTCCTTTAACAACATCTATCGCATCATTAAACCGTGCAACTACAGTGCAAATGTTCCGTAACTTCTTCGGTTCTGACCACTTCGTAGACTAA